The DNA sequence GACCGCCGAACCTGTTACCGGGTAATGCCGGCGTAGGGAGTAGGTCTCATGACCACAGCGGACGCACGCACGCCTGCCTCGAAACAGAACGACGGAACGCCGGACGGCACGACGCCGGGCGACGGGACGCGGAACGACGAGGCCGGGAAGTCCATCGGCTGGCACAAGGGGTACGTCCAGGGCTCGCGCCCGGACCTCCGGGTGCCGGTCCGACAGGTGCACCTCACCAACGGCAAGGACGTGACGCTGTACGACACGTCGGGGCCGTACACCGATCCCTCCATCGACACCGATGTCCGGCGGGGCCTCGCGCCCCTGCGGGAGAACTGGATCATCGCCCGCGGCGACACCGAGGAGTACGCGGGCCGGCCGGCCCGCCCCGAGGACGACGGGCTCAAGCACACCTCGCCGCGCGGCGGACTGCGCAACCTCGACGCCGTCTTCCCCGGCCGCCCGCGCCAGCCGCGCCGCAGCCGCGACGGACGTCCCGTCACCCAGCTCGCGTACGCCCGACGGGGGGAGATCACCCCGGAGATGGAGTACGTGGCGATCCGGGAGAACGTGGCGGCCGAGGTCGTCCGCGAGGAGATCGCTCAGGGCCGGGCGGTGCTGCCCGCCAACGTCAACCACCCCGAGATCGAGCCGATGATCATCGGTAAGCGGTTCCTGGTGAAGGTCAACGCCAACATCGGCAACTCGGCCGTCTCCTCCTCGATCGAGGAGGAGGTGGACAAGATGACCTGGGCGACGAAGTGGGGCGCCGACACGGTCATGGACCTGTCCACCGGCCGCAACATCCACACCACCCGTGAATGGGTGCTGCGCAACTCCCCCGTGCCGATCGGCACCGTCCCGCTCTACCAGGCCCTGGAGAAGGTCGACGGCCGGGCCGAGGAGCTGACCTGGGAGATCTACAAGGACACCGTCATCGAACAGGCCGAGCAGGGCGTGGACTACATGACGGTGCACGCCGGTGTGCGCCTGCCGTACGTCCCGCTGACGGCCCGTCGCAAGACCGGCATCGTCTCGCGCGGCGGCTCGATCATGGCGGCGTGGTGTCTCGCCCACCACAAGGAGTCGTTCCTCTACGAGCACTTCGAGGAGCTCTGCGAGATCCTCGCGACGTACGACGTCACCTACTCCCTGGGGGACGGGCTGCGTCCCGGTTCGATCGCTGACGCCAACGACGA is a window from the Streptomyces sp. MMBL 11-1 genome containing:
- the thiC gene encoding phosphomethylpyrimidine synthase ThiC is translated as MTTADARTPASKQNDGTPDGTTPGDGTRNDEAGKSIGWHKGYVQGSRPDLRVPVRQVHLTNGKDVTLYDTSGPYTDPSIDTDVRRGLAPLRENWIIARGDTEEYAGRPARPEDDGLKHTSPRGGLRNLDAVFPGRPRQPRRSRDGRPVTQLAYARRGEITPEMEYVAIRENVAAEVVREEIAQGRAVLPANVNHPEIEPMIIGKRFLVKVNANIGNSAVSSSIEEEVDKMTWATKWGADTVMDLSTGRNIHTTREWVLRNSPVPIGTVPLYQALEKVDGRAEELTWEIYKDTVIEQAEQGVDYMTVHAGVRLPYVPLTARRKTGIVSRGGSIMAAWCLAHHKESFLYEHFEELCEILATYDVTYSLGDGLRPGSIADANDEAQFAELRTLGELNTIAKRFGVQTMIEGPGHVPMHKIKENIDLQQEICEEAPFYTLGPLTTDVAPAYDHITSGIGAAMIAWWGTAMLCYVTPKEHLGLPNRDDVKTGVITYKIAAHAADLAKGHPGAQEWDDALSDARFEFRWEDQFNLALDPDTAREFHDETLPAEPAKTAHFCSMCGPKFCSMKISQDIRRQHGGSQEEIEEGMAAKSKEFAAAGNRVYLPIAD